The Anolis carolinensis isolate JA03-04 chromosome 1, rAnoCar3.1.pri, whole genome shotgun sequence genome window below encodes:
- the slc40a1 gene encoding solute carrier family 40 member 1 gives MAREATQQQRSGQGCCGSCVSYFTSAKFLLYLGHALSTWGDRMWHFAVSVFLVELYGNSLLLTAVYGLVVAGSVLLLGAIIGDWVDKNPRLKVAQTSLIVQNVSVILCGILLMIVFIYKADLLTMYQGWLLTLCYILVITIANTANLASTATGITIQRDWVVVVAGENRSKLADMNATIRRIDQLTNILAPMAVGQIMTFGSPVIGCGFISGWNLVSMCLEYMLLWKVYQKTPALAHKASSKTEESELKQLNVQKDGEVKPTEGAQLIGEKEVAIMSPNPEEEEVSCLSRMAEPFSTFRDGWVSYYNQPVFLAGMALAFLYMTVLGFDCITTGYAYTQGLSGSTLSLLMGASAITGILGTVAFTWLRRKCGLVRTGIISGVAQLASLVLCVISVFMPGSPLDLTVSPFADISARLFESSPLPTMAPEGDLLEIPFTTAMSPLVNGSTSDPGLAPDSVPLISVSLLFAGVIAARVGLWSFDLTVTQLIQENVIESERGIINGVQNSMNYLLDLMHFIMVILAPNPEAFGLLVLISVSFVAMGHIMYFRYSHKVLGRNVFLCCTPELKPVANDPPVSDASSV, from the exons GGAGACCGTATGTGGCATTTCGCAGTGTCTGTCTTCCTCGTTGAACTATATGGAAACAGTTTGCTCTTGACTGCTGTTTATGGCTTGGTTGTGGCAGGATCCGTTCTTCTTCTGGGAGCCATAATTGGAGACTGGGTAGACAAGAACCCCAGGCTCAAAG TGGCCCAGACGTCCTTAATTGTGCAAAACGTGTCTGTCATTTTGTGTGGCATCCTATTGATGATTGTCTTCATCTATAAAGCTGACCTTCTAACGATGTATCAAGGGTGGCTTCTT ACTTTGTGCTATATTTTAGTCATCACAATTGCAAATACTGCAAATCTGGCCAGCACAGCCACTGGAATTACCATCCAGAGAGACTGGGTCGTTGTTGTTGCTGGTGAAAACAGAAGCAAATTGGCAG ATATGAATGCTACAATACGAAGAATTGACCAGTTGACCAACATCTTGGCCCCAATGGCTGTCGGGCAGATCATGACCTTTGGCTCCCCGGTGATTGGATGTGGCTTCATTTCTGGCTGGAACTTGGTTTCCATGTGTTTGGAATATATGCTGCTCTGGAAAGTTTACCAGAAAACCCCTGCATTGGCTCACAAAGCCAGTTCAAAGACAGAAGAATCAGAACTGAAACAACTGAATGTACAGAAAG ATGGCGAAGTGAAGCCCACCGAAGGTGCCCAGCTCATTGGTGAAAAGGAGGTGGCCATCATGTCACCCAACCCAGAGGAAGAAGAGGTCAGCTGCCTTTCTCGGATGGCTGAGCCTTTCAGCACCTTCCGTGATGGATGGGTCTCCTACTACAACCAGCCCGTGTTCCTTGCAGGCATGGCCCTGGCCTTCCTGTACATGACAGTCCTGGGCTTTGACTGCATTACGACGGGCTATGCGTACACGCAGGGGCTGAGCGGCTCCACACTCAGCCTCTTGATGGGGGCATCTGCCATCACAGGAATCCTAGGCACAGTGGCCTTCACCTGGCTGCGTCGCAAGTGTGGACTGGTGCGCACAGGCATCATCTCCGGAGTGGCACAGCTTGCCTCGTTGGTCTTGTGCGTTATCTCTGTGTTCATGCCCGGCAGTCCTTTGGACTTGACAGTTTCCCCATTTGCCGACATCAGTGCTAGATTGTTTGAAAGCAGTCCGTTGCCTACGATGGCACCTGAAGGCGATCTCCTTGAAATCCCCTTTACAACTGCAATGTCGCCTTTGGTCAATGGGTCTACCTCTGATCCAGGACTGGCTCCCGACTCTGTGCCTCTTATCTCTGTTAGCCTTCTGTTTGCAGGCGTCATTGCTGCAAGAGTTG GCCTGTGGTCATTTGACCTGACAGTCACTCAACTGATCCAAGAAAATGTGATTGAATCGGAAAGAGGAATCATCAATGGGGTCCAAAACTCCATGAATTACCTTCTTGATCTGATGCATTTCATCATGGTCATCCTGGCCCCTAACCCAGAAGCCTTTGGATTGCTCGTCCTTATTTCTGTGTCCTTTGTCGCAATGGGCCACATCATGTACTTCCGATATTCCCATAAAGTCCTGGGGAGGAATGTCTTCCTTTGCTGTACTCCCGAGCTCAAACCTGTTGCTAATGATCCTCCAGTGTCTGATGCATCAAGTGTCTAG